A single region of the Thermoanaerobaculum aquaticum genome encodes:
- a CDS encoding YraN family protein gives MKAKALPSSSHKGRHLRLARWGETLALLWLWLKGYRLEARNWRCTLGELDLVMRRRELLVFVEVKTRTSRQVGLPEEAVSLGKQAQLARVAKAYLSQRRGPLPPCRFDVVAVELSGFFPRLRHHRGAFVMKT, from the coding sequence GTGAAAGCTAAGGCGCTTCCTTCGAGTTCCCACAAAGGCCGGCACCTGCGGCTTGCCCGCTGGGGGGAAACCCTGGCGCTCCTGTGGCTTTGGCTCAAAGGCTACCGCCTGGAAGCTCGCAACTGGCGTTGCACCCTGGGGGAGCTGGATTTGGTGATGCGCCGGCGCGAGCTTCTGGTCTTCGTGGAGGTGAAAACCCGGACCTCCCGGCAGGTGGGGTTGCCGGAAGAGGCCGTTTCCTTGGGCAAGCAAGCGCAGCTCGCGCGGGTCGCCAAGGCGTACCTTTCCCAGCGCCGGGGCCCTCTGCCCCCTTGCCGCTTTGACGTGGTGGCGGTGGAGCTTTCTGGCTTTTTCCCGCGCTTGCGCCACCACCGGGGCGCCTTTGTCATGAAAACCTGA
- a CDS encoding (Fe-S)-binding protein: MHHATQLFPGSGLGLWLFWLLLLLAAAGVAYSLTRRLKLVAAGRRGVVLGQWGRRIWDVVVYVLGQKRMFSDPVPGVMHALIFWGFCVFLLRSLALVYEGITGGHGLPFLSGGFGTVYGFTKDVFAVLVLLGVGVAMFRRAVTRPARLEYSADAWFILGMIATLMITDITMDAPRLAAGAAEGFQGAVVSKFVAGWFAGSAAGTLDAVYAVSWWLHVLVLFVFANYLPYSKHFHVYLSLPNVLLRPLEQPGKLTKMDLENIEEGTTLGAAKVTDFTWKQLLDLYTCTECGRCTVVCPTTITGKPLIPRDFTIDLRDHLTANSGLILSGKKGELSDLAGPVINPETVWACTTCRWCEEACPLFISYTDKIVEMRRHLVLEKAEFPPEAEPAFRGMETAGNPWQLPADSRADWARGLDVPLASEAGEFEYLFWVGCAGSFDDQGKRTSVALARLLKAAGVKFAILGPEETCTGDAARRLGNEYLFQMLAQANVETLNRYGVKKIVTNCPHCLHTLKNEYPDFGGQYEVVHGTQLLAQLLREGRLKLTKELHQELTFHDPCYLGRTNREFDAPREVLAAIPGLQLKEAPLSREKSMCCGAGGGRMWLEEKLGSRINQTRLQQLEGSGCQDVAVACPFCAIMIGNAQGELGREQAKTLDVVQLAAQALGES; encoded by the coding sequence ATGCACCACGCCACGCAGCTTTTTCCGGGTTCTGGGTTAGGTTTGTGGCTTTTTTGGTTGTTGCTTTTGCTTGCCGCTGCCGGGGTGGCCTATTCGCTCACCCGGCGCTTGAAGTTGGTGGCTGCCGGGCGGCGTGGGGTGGTGTTGGGGCAATGGGGTCGCAGGATTTGGGACGTGGTGGTGTACGTGCTGGGTCAAAAGCGCATGTTTTCCGATCCTGTGCCGGGGGTTATGCACGCGCTGATCTTCTGGGGCTTTTGCGTGTTCCTTTTGCGCTCCTTGGCCCTCGTCTATGAAGGCATCACCGGCGGCCATGGGCTTCCCTTCCTTTCCGGAGGCTTTGGCACCGTTTACGGCTTTACCAAGGATGTGTTTGCGGTTTTGGTGCTCTTGGGGGTGGGCGTGGCCATGTTCCGCCGGGCAGTGACCCGCCCGGCGCGCCTGGAGTATTCGGCCGACGCCTGGTTCATCTTGGGCATGATCGCTACCCTCATGATCACCGACATCACCATGGATGCGCCGCGCCTGGCTGCGGGAGCTGCGGAAGGCTTTCAGGGCGCGGTGGTTTCCAAGTTCGTAGCCGGGTGGTTTGCGGGTTCGGCGGCAGGGACGCTCGATGCCGTGTATGCCGTTTCCTGGTGGCTCCACGTGTTGGTGCTCTTCGTTTTTGCCAATTACCTCCCGTATTCCAAGCACTTTCACGTGTACCTTTCGCTTCCCAACGTGCTTTTGCGGCCCCTGGAGCAACCCGGCAAGCTCACCAAGATGGATTTGGAAAACATCGAAGAAGGCACTACTCTGGGGGCCGCCAAGGTCACCGACTTCACGTGGAAGCAGCTCTTGGACCTTTACACCTGCACCGAGTGCGGCCGCTGCACGGTGGTTTGCCCCACCACCATTACCGGCAAGCCCCTCATCCCCAGAGATTTCACCATTGACCTGCGGGATCACCTCACCGCCAACAGCGGGCTCATCCTAAGTGGGAAGAAGGGCGAACTTTCAGACCTGGCGGGGCCGGTGATTAACCCGGAAACGGTTTGGGCCTGTACCACCTGCCGCTGGTGCGAGGAGGCCTGCCCGCTTTTCATCTCCTACACCGACAAGATCGTGGAAATGCGCCGGCACCTGGTGCTGGAAAAGGCGGAGTTCCCCCCGGAAGCCGAGCCGGCCTTCCGCGGCATGGAAACCGCAGGCAACCCCTGGCAGCTGCCGGCGGACAGCCGGGCGGATTGGGCCAGGGGCCTGGATGTGCCCCTGGCCAGCGAAGCTGGTGAGTTCGAGTACCTGTTCTGGGTAGGGTGCGCCGGCTCCTTTGACGACCAGGGCAAGCGCACCTCGGTAGCGCTGGCCAGGCTCCTCAAGGCTGCGGGGGTCAAGTTTGCCATTTTGGGACCCGAGGAAACCTGCACCGGGGATGCGGCCCGTCGTTTGGGAAACGAGTACCTGTTCCAAATGCTGGCCCAGGCCAACGTGGAAACCCTCAACCGCTACGGCGTGAAAAAGATCGTCACCAACTGCCCGCACTGCTTGCACACGTTGAAAAACGAGTATCCCGATTTTGGCGGCCAGTACGAGGTGGTCCACGGCACACAGCTGCTGGCCCAGCTTTTGCGGGAAGGAAGGCTCAAGCTTACCAAGGAGCTCCACCAGGAACTCACCTTCCACGATCCCTGCTATTTGGGCCGCACCAACCGGGAGTTTGACGCCCCCCGGGAGGTTTTGGCGGCCATCCCCGGTTTGCAGCTGAAGGAAGCCCCTCTTTCCCGGGAAAAGTCCATGTGCTGTGGGGCCGGTGGTGGCCGCATGTGGCTGGAGGAAAAGCTGGGCAGCCGCATCAACCAAACCCGCCTGCAGCAGCTGGAGGGGTCCGGTTGCCAGGATGTGGCGGTGGCCTGCCCCTTCTGCGCCATCATGATCGGCAACGCCCAGGGGGAGCTGGGAAGGGAGCAAGCTAAGACCCTCGATGTGGTGCAGTTGGCGGCCCAGGCTTTAGGTGAAAGCTAA
- a CDS encoding GNAT family N-acetyltransferase — protein sequence MSGKVKVLPTSRIGVGPLADMAEQFRSFLPGWEDTRPTSEKSRQPSDLRWDLEHLAQHDADGLLVASLGSEVVGFVASFVRSRWLLISQLWVLPEYLKAGAAEALLRRALLFGERSGTTKAAFHALTPWQIALGLGFGLSPAFPLLRLVIPVDKALPLAHQLAKLQPGAEVTAEAVGRRAYFADLERLDRLVRGFARPMDHEYWLFSRNLRLAVVREGERIMAYAYGGPGQCGPVVGATEEASLSAFGWALQLAAGSVAEKAENASVACLVPTAFARVFDHLLEAQPEFTATSFWLANENPRAGYFVPASFSLL from the coding sequence ATGAGCGGAAAGGTCAAGGTACTGCCCACGTCGCGGATTGGCGTTGGCCCGCTTGCCGACATGGCCGAGCAATTCCGTTCCTTCCTTCCCGGTTGGGAGGACACCCGCCCCACCTCGGAAAAGAGCCGGCAGCCCTCCGATTTGCGCTGGGATTTGGAGCACTTAGCCCAGCACGACGCCGATGGCCTGCTGGTCGCCAGCCTGGGCTCCGAGGTTGTGGGCTTCGTGGCCAGCTTCGTCCGCTCCCGTTGGCTCTTAATTTCTCAGCTCTGGGTCCTACCGGAGTACCTTAAAGCCGGTGCCGCCGAGGCACTCCTCCGTCGTGCTTTGCTTTTCGGCGAGCGCTCGGGAACTACAAAAGCGGCCTTCCACGCCCTGACACCCTGGCAAATTGCACTGGGCCTGGGTTTTGGTCTTTCGCCGGCGTTTCCCCTTTTGCGCCTGGTGATTCCCGTGGACAAAGCCCTGCCTTTGGCGCATCAACTGGCCAAGCTGCAACCGGGTGCCGAGGTCACCGCCGAAGCGGTGGGGCGCCGCGCGTACTTTGCCGACCTGGAGCGGTTGGATCGGCTGGTCCGGGGCTTTGCCCGCCCCATGGACCACGAGTACTGGCTCTTTTCCCGAAACCTGCGGCTGGCCGTGGTGCGGGAAGGCGAAAGGATCATGGCTTACGCCTACGGGGGCCCCGGTCAGTGCGGGCCGGTGGTGGGAGCCACCGAGGAAGCCTCCCTTTCGGCCTTCGGTTGGGCCTTGCAGCTCGCCGCTGGTTCGGTGGCTGAAAAGGCCGAAAACGCCTCGGTAGCCTGTCTTGTGCCCACAGCCTTTGCCCGGGTTTTTGATCACCTCCTCGAGGCCCAGCCGGAATTCACCGCCACCTCCTTTTGGCTGGCCAACGAAAACCCCCGGGCCGGGTACTTCGTGCCGGCAAGCTTTAGCTTGTTGTAA
- a CDS encoding glutaredoxin family protein has product MILVYVADGCPFCELLLADLQKRRVSFVAVNLSREPERIGELARWTFERAVPVVVDHERCSVGFRGKSTELAALGL; this is encoded by the coding sequence TTGATCCTGGTTTACGTGGCCGATGGTTGTCCCTTTTGCGAGCTTTTGCTCGCCGATCTCCAAAAGCGGCGGGTTTCCTTTGTGGCGGTGAACCTGAGCCGCGAGCCAGAAAGGATCGGAGAGCTGGCCCGCTGGACCTTTGAGCGAGCGGTGCCGGTGGTGGTGGATCACGAAAGGTGCAGCGTGGGGTTTCGGGGGAAAAGCACCGAACTGGCCGCTTTGGGCTTGTAG